In Sulfitobacter sp. OXR-159, one DNA window encodes the following:
- a CDS encoding SOS response-associated peptidase, which translates to MCNLYSLTKGQAAIRGWFDGIDDQTGNLPPMPGIYPDYAAPVVRHGDGGPVLEMMRWGMPSPAFALKGKKTDRGVTNIRNIASPHWRRWLGAEHRCVVPFTAFSEPLNRPGERSRPVWFALGEDRPLAFFAGVWTEWTSVRKLKDGETTDTLYGFLTTEANAEVGAVHPKAMPVILTTPDEVQAWLTVETTELPSLQRPLPDGTLQVIDPED; encoded by the coding sequence ATGTGCAATCTCTATTCCCTGACCAAGGGGCAGGCCGCAATCCGCGGCTGGTTCGACGGCATCGACGACCAAACAGGCAACCTGCCGCCGATGCCCGGTATCTACCCCGACTATGCCGCCCCGGTAGTGCGCCACGGCGATGGCGGTCCGGTGCTGGAGATGATGCGATGGGGGATGCCCTCTCCGGCCTTCGCGCTCAAGGGCAAGAAGACCGACCGCGGCGTGACCAACATCCGCAACATCGCCTCGCCGCATTGGCGGCGCTGGCTGGGGGCCGAGCATCGCTGCGTGGTGCCCTTCACCGCCTTTTCCGAACCGCTGAACCGCCCCGGAGAGCGCTCGCGCCCGGTCTGGTTCGCGCTTGGCGAGGACCGTCCGCTGGCCTTTTTTGCGGGCGTTTGGACCGAATGGACGAGCGTGCGCAAACTGAAGGACGGCGAGACCACTGATACCCTCTATGGCTTTCTGACCACCGAAGCCAATGCCGAGGTCGGGGCCGTGCACCCCAAGGCGATGCCGGTGATCCTGACCACGCCCGATGAGGTGCAGGCGTGGCTGACAGTTGAAACGACCGAGCTGCCCAGCCTGCAACGCCCCTTGCCGGACGGCACGCTCCAGGTCATCGACCCCGAGGATTAA